Proteins encoded in a region of the Balneolaceae bacterium genome:
- a CDS encoding VWA domain-containing protein — translation MIWQNIHYLWFLLLIPALAAGIWWYRRKLHKKREQYFEDSLFEKLRRGYWDTGETIQSASLYLGLLFLAIALAGPKIGTEVREVQRQGVDLLVALDLSASMNAEDIRPSRLDKAKYEISRLVDRLEGDRVGLVVFTGDAYLQSPMTLDYSAMRLFLDIVDSDQMPSTSTDFSAAMETARQAFESIDEESGSTEAAKVMLILSDGENHGEGYSQELEALTSMGVSIYTVGIGTTAGANIPLYDASGSLIGNKRDAQGQVVTTRLEPQVLRDIAGQGDGEYYAIETGGESIDGFLGRLDELQQGEFASQEYADYKNQYQWLAGIGLAFLVVSMGVSNYRKR, via the coding sequence ATGATCTGGCAAAACATCCATTACCTCTGGTTTCTACTGCTCATTCCCGCCCTGGCGGCCGGTATCTGGTGGTACCGCCGTAAGCTGCACAAAAAGCGCGAGCAGTACTTCGAAGACAGCCTCTTTGAAAAACTGCGCCGCGGCTACTGGGATACCGGCGAGACCATACAGTCCGCCAGCCTCTACCTGGGACTGCTCTTCCTGGCTATCGCCCTCGCCGGGCCCAAAATAGGCACCGAGGTGCGCGAGGTGCAGCGACAGGGCGTGGATCTTCTGGTGGCGCTGGACCTGTCAGCCTCCATGAACGCCGAGGACATCAGGCCCAGCCGCCTGGACAAGGCCAAGTACGAAATTTCCCGGCTGGTCGACCGGCTGGAGGGCGACCGGGTGGGCCTGGTGGTCTTTACCGGCGACGCCTACCTGCAGTCTCCCATGACCTTGGACTACTCCGCCATGCGTCTCTTCCTGGACATCGTAGATTCCGACCAGATGCCCTCCACTTCCACCGACTTCAGCGCGGCCATGGAAACCGCCCGCCAGGCCTTTGAATCCATTGACGAGGAGAGCGGCTCCACCGAGGCCGCGAAGGTGATGCTCATCTTGTCCGACGGGGAGAACCACGGAGAGGGCTACAGCCAGGAACTGGAGGCCCTTACCTCCATGGGCGTCTCCATCTACACCGTGGGCATCGGCACCACGGCCGGCGCCAACATCCCCCTCTACGATGCGAGCGGCTCGCTAATCGGCAACAAACGCGACGCACAGGGACAGGTGGTCACCACGCGCCTGGAGCCCCAGGTACTGCGTGACATCGCCGGGCAGGGCGACGGGGAGTACTACGCCATCGAGACCGGCGGGGAGAGCATTGACGGCTTCCTGGGGAGGCTGGATGAGCTGCAGCAGGGCGAATTCGCCAGCCAGGAATACGCCGACTACAAGAACCAGTACCAGTGGCTGGCGGGCATAGGATTGGCCTTCCTGGTGGTGTCAATGGGCGTCAGCAACTACCGCAAGCGATAA
- the porV gene encoding type IX secretion system outer membrane channel protein PorV, which yields MIYLKKTTRLLATVALLIAAVPTGSMAQVGITSVPFLQIEPDSRAAGMGNTGVAIADNASAVFWNPAGLGFQRGSQVSITHSEWLPKFNADLFYDYLVGKTYLGGSTTLGAHITYLNLGEQINTDAGGNNLGRFNSYEFSGGVSVGTQLNANWSLGTGVRFIYSSLASGTTVNSQQVDPGSSIGVDLATMYRSPAFAFFGNEANVNLGLNLSNVGPGINYTENAEKDPLPTTFRIGWALTTELDPEGINTLTLSNDISKVLARVDDGGEPHGMFESLVSSWGPYTRETGQGTATLNTFQQFMYAAGLEYWYNELFAVRGGYYYEDPNNGDRQFFTLGAGLRYKFFGVDFSYIHTLEEEHPLANTMRFSLLLNM from the coding sequence ATGATTTACCTGAAAAAAACGACACGCCTTCTTGCCACGGTTGCACTGCTCATTGCGGCAGTTCCGACGGGTTCGATGGCCCAGGTGGGCATTACCTCCGTTCCCTTTCTGCAGATTGAGCCCGACTCCCGGGCGGCAGGCATGGGCAACACCGGCGTGGCCATCGCCGACAACGCCTCGGCGGTCTTCTGGAATCCCGCCGGACTGGGCTTCCAGCGCGGAAGCCAGGTGAGCATCACCCACTCGGAGTGGCTGCCCAAGTTCAATGCCGACCTCTTTTACGACTACCTGGTGGGCAAGACCTACCTGGGCGGCTCCACTACCCTGGGCGCGCACATTACCTACCTTAACCTGGGCGAGCAGATCAACACCGACGCCGGGGGCAACAATCTCGGCCGCTTCAACAGCTATGAATTTTCCGGGGGCGTGTCGGTGGGCACCCAGCTGAACGCCAACTGGTCACTGGGCACGGGCGTGCGCTTTATCTACAGCAGCCTGGCCAGCGGCACCACCGTCAATTCCCAGCAGGTGGATCCCGGGTCCAGCATCGGCGTGGATCTTGCGACCATGTACCGGTCGCCGGCCTTCGCATTCTTCGGCAACGAGGCCAACGTCAACTTGGGACTGAATCTCTCCAATGTGGGTCCGGGCATCAACTACACCGAAAATGCTGAAAAGGACCCGCTGCCCACCACCTTCCGTATCGGCTGGGCGCTGACCACCGAGCTTGACCCTGAGGGTATCAACACCCTCACCCTGTCCAACGACATCTCCAAGGTGCTGGCCCGCGTGGACGACGGCGGCGAGCCCCACGGCATGTTCGAATCGCTGGTAAGCTCCTGGGGCCCCTACACCCGCGAAACCGGACAGGGCACGGCCACACTGAACACCTTCCAGCAGTTCATGTACGCGGCGGGCCTTGAGTACTGGTATAACGAGCTGTTTGCCGTGCGCGGGGGCTACTACTACGAGGATCCCAACAACGGCGACCGGCAGTTTTTCACGCTGGGTGCAGGCCTGCGCTATAAATTCTTCGGCGTGGACTTCAGCTACATCCACACCCTCGAGGAAGAGCACCCGCTGGCCAACACCATGCGCTTCAGCCTGCTGCTGAATATGTAA
- a CDS encoding invasin domain 3-containing protein translates to MLTSSTSQETAVINGEVNGSAMVDQAQVEFTDDPAIDDSLSTIEADPNSIPADGSSTSDVTVTLVNEDGDQLTSGGDNVTLFTNAGSLSGVSDNGDGTYSAVLTSSTSQETAVINGEVNGSAMVDQAQVEFTDNPAIDDSLSTIEADPNSIPADGSSTSDVTVTLVNEDGDQLTSGGDNVTLSTSAGTLSGVTDNGDGTYSAELTSSTSQETAVINGEVNGSAMVDQAQVEFTEDDPAIDDSLSTIEANPNTINADGASISDITVTLVNEEGDQLTSGGDNVTLSTSAGTLSGVTDNGDGTYSAELTSSTVEETATIQGTFNGNALQDQAQVTFEEDDHDPPISTELSSISATPNAILADGSSTSNITVQLIDEAGDPIGTGGDNVTLFTNAGSLSGVSDNGDGTYSAVLTSSTSQETATINGRVNGSPLEDQAQVEFTEEDPAIDDSLSTIEANPNTINADGASISDITVTLVNEEGDQLTSGGDNVQLSTSAGTLSGVTDNGDGTYSAELTSSTVEETATIQGTFNGNALQDQAQVTFEEDDHDPPISTELSSISATPNAIPADGSSTSNITVQLIDEAGDPIGTGGDNVTLFTNAGSLSGVSDNGDGTYSAVLTSSTSQETATITGRVNGSPLEDQANVEFQLDDPEVSKTLSTIEADPNAIPADGTSTSDLTVTLVDENGTPLSAGGNTVALSTDAGSIGGVTDNGDGTYSAVLTASNSIETATVTGTVDGSAMTDEAQVDFEAEPPSGNETVIMESPDEIMANGSSTSEIVVVLYDEDGDRRQTGGAEVDLTTTDGTLGEVTDHGDGSYTAPLTSAEEPETAIVTAEVNDREVDDLAEVDFLALPPSGERSTITALPGEIPGDGESTSIVTVSLFDQNGDRIQSGGENVTLSTSAGNLGSVTDNGDGTYTAMLTSTEGTATAVITGQINGSQIQDQAEVTFTAPPPSDDHTTIEADPNAISADGESTSTLTVTLFDANGERITSSGGEVTLSTTEGTLGKVTDHGDGTYTATLTSSTRIVEAVITGRLNGGGIDDKATVQFNAGGVSIEESTITADPNAIPADGEATSEVTVVLRDAAGNRLPAGAADVIISTTLGSLGEVTDQEDGSYTATLTSEQTAETAVLTATADGEDIDDQAEVIFQAGDLFTCEVQNLYPNPFSGQITFKLSVPDDGNVRLRLWDILGQRVATPLDREVSAGVHEVSVNGSHLSSGVYIYRYICPRRGQMDTGQVTKVGGG, encoded by the coding sequence GTGCTGACCTCGTCCACCAGCCAGGAGACGGCCGTTATCAACGGCGAAGTCAACGGCTCGGCGATGGTTGACCAGGCCCAGGTGGAATTTACAGATGATCCGGCCATAGACGACAGCCTGTCGACCATCGAGGCCGACCCGAACAGCATCCCGGCCGACGGGTCGAGCACCTCGGACGTCACCGTCACCCTGGTCAACGAGGATGGCGACCAGCTCACCTCGGGCGGGGACAATGTGACGCTCTTCACCAACGCGGGCTCCCTGAGCGGCGTCTCGGACAATGGGGACGGGACCTACTCGGCGGTGCTGACCTCGTCCACCAGCCAGGAGACGGCCGTTATCAACGGCGAAGTCAACGGCTCGGCGATGGTTGACCAGGCCCAGGTGGAATTTACAGATAATCCGGCCATAGATGACAGCCTGTCGACCATCGAGGCCGACCCGAACAGCATCCCGGCCGACGGGTCGAGCACGTCGGACGTCACCGTTACGCTGGTCAACGAGGATGGCGACCAGCTCACCTCGGGCGGGGACAACGTGACGCTTTCGACCTCGGCCGGCACCCTCAGCGGGGTGACCGACAACGGGGACGGGACCTATTCGGCGGAGCTTACCTCGTCCACCAGCCAGGAGACGGCCGTTATCAACGGCGAAGTCAACGGCTCGGCGATGGTTGACCAGGCCCAGGTGGAATTTACCGAAGATGATCCGGCCATAGACGACAGCCTGTCGACCATCGAGGCCAACCCGAACACGATCAACGCGGACGGCGCCAGCATCTCGGATATCACTGTCACGCTGGTCAACGAGGAGGGCGACCAGCTCACCTCGGGCGGGGATAACGTGACGCTTTCGACCTCGGCCGGCACCCTCAGCGGGGTGACCGACAACGGGGACGGCACCTATTCGGCGGAGCTGACCTCGTCGACGGTCGAGGAGACGGCGACCATTCAGGGCACGTTCAACGGCAATGCCCTGCAGGACCAGGCCCAGGTGACCTTTGAGGAGGACGACCATGACCCGCCCATCAGCACCGAACTCTCTAGCATAAGTGCTACTCCCAATGCCATTCTCGCCGACGGTTCGAGCACGTCGAACATCACCGTGCAGCTCATAGACGAAGCGGGCGATCCCATCGGCACCGGAGGCGACAACGTGACGCTCTTCACCAACGCGGGCTCCCTGAGCGGCGTCTCGGACAACGGGGACGGGACCTACTCGGCGGTGCTGACCTCGTCCACCAGCCAGGAAACGGCCACGATCAACGGTCGGGTCAATGGCTCGCCGCTGGAAGACCAGGCCCAGGTAGAATTTACCGAAGAAGATCCGGCCATAGATGACAGCCTGTCGACCATCGAGGCCAACCCGAACACGATCAACGCGGACGGCGCCAGCATCTCAGATATCACCGTCACGCTGGTCAACGAGGAGGGCGACCAGCTCACCTCGGGCGGGGACAACGTGCAGCTTTCGACCTCGGCCGGCACCCTCAGTGGGGTGACCGACAACGGGGACGGCACCTATTCAGCGGAGCTGACCTCGTCGACGGTCGAGGAGACGGCGACCATTCAGGGCACGTTCAACGGCAATGCCCTGCAGGACCAGGCCCAGGTGACCTTTGAGGAGGACGACCATGACCCGCCCATCAGCACCGAACTCTCTAGCATAAGCGCTACCCCCAATGCCATTCCCGCCGACGGTTCGAGCACGTCGAACATCACCGTGCAGCTCATAGACGAAGCGGGCGATCCCATCGGCACCGGAGGCGACAACGTGACGCTCTTCACCAACGCGGGCTCCCTGAGCGGCGTCTCGGACAACGGGGACGGGACCTACTCGGCGGTGCTGACCTCGTCCACCAGCCAGGAAACGGCCACGATCACCGGTCGGGTCAATGGCTCGCCGCTGGAAGACCAGGCCAACGTTGAGTTCCAGCTTGACGATCCGGAAGTCAGCAAAACGCTCTCGACCATTGAAGCCGATCCCAACGCCATTCCGGCTGATGGAACCAGTACATCGGACCTTACGGTGACGCTTGTGGATGAGAACGGCACGCCGCTCAGCGCAGGCGGCAACACGGTTGCTCTCTCCACGGATGCCGGCTCAATCGGCGGGGTGACTGACAACGGGGACGGCACCTATTCGGCGGTGCTTACCGCTTCCAACAGCATTGAGACCGCCACAGTTACCGGAACGGTGGACGGCAGCGCGATGACCGATGAGGCACAGGTCGATTTCGAGGCCGAGCCTCCGTCGGGTAATGAGACGGTTATCATGGAGAGCCCTGATGAGATCATGGCCAACGGATCCAGTACCTCGGAGATCGTGGTGGTGCTCTATGACGAAGACGGCGATCGCCGGCAGACGGGAGGCGCCGAGGTGGATCTTACCACCACCGATGGCACGCTCGGCGAGGTGACCGATCACGGAGACGGCAGTTATACAGCACCCCTGACCTCTGCCGAGGAACCTGAAACCGCTATCGTTACGGCCGAAGTAAACGACAGGGAGGTAGATGACCTGGCAGAAGTAGATTTCCTCGCCTTGCCGCCTTCCGGGGAGCGGTCCACCATCACGGCACTCCCCGGCGAAATTCCAGGTGACGGAGAGAGCACATCTATCGTAACCGTCAGCCTGTTCGACCAGAACGGCGACCGCATACAGTCGGGCGGGGAGAATGTGACCCTGTCCACCAGCGCGGGAAACCTGGGTTCGGTTACGGACAACGGGGACGGCACCTATACCGCCATGCTCACTTCCACAGAGGGCACGGCTACAGCGGTCATTACCGGACAGATAAATGGCTCGCAGATCCAGGACCAGGCCGAGGTTACGTTCACGGCCCCTCCTCCGTCGGATGATCATACGACCATTGAGGCCGATCCCAATGCCATCAGCGCCGATGGTGAGAGCACCTCCACCCTTACGGTGACCCTCTTTGATGCGAACGGCGAGCGAATAACCTCGAGTGGTGGCGAAGTCACGCTATCCACCACCGAGGGCACCCTCGGCAAAGTGACCGATCACGGTGACGGTACCTATACCGCTACGCTGACGTCCTCCACCCGGATCGTGGAGGCGGTAATTACAGGCCGTCTCAACGGCGGCGGCATCGACGACAAAGCCACGGTGCAGTTCAATGCCGGGGGTGTCTCGATTGAGGAATCGACCATCACGGCCGATCCCAACGCCATTCCTGCGGACGGGGAGGCTACTTCCGAGGTGACCGTTGTGCTCCGGGACGCCGCGGGCAACCGCTTGCCTGCCGGGGCCGCCGATGTGATCATATCCACGACCCTCGGCAGTCTTGGCGAAGTGACGGACCAAGAGGACGGCTCCTACACGGCCACCCTCACCTCTGAGCAGACTGCCGAAACCGCTGTGCTGACTGCCACCGCCGACGGGGAGGATATTGACGACCAGGCCGAGGTAATCTTTCAGGCGGGAGACCTTTTCACATGCGAGGTGCAGAATCTGTATCCCAACCCCTTTTCCGGGCAGATAACCTTCAAGCTCTCCGTGCCGGACGATGGAAATGTGCGCCTGCGTCTCTGGGATATTCTGGGACAGCGTGTGGCGACACCGCTGGACCGGGAGGTCTCGGCCGGTGTACATGAAGTTTCCGTAAACGGCAGCCACCTCTCAAGCGGGGTTTACATCTACCGCTACATCTGTCCCAGGCGGGGACAGATGGATACCGGGCAGGTGACTAAGGTGGGAGGAGGCTGA